From Saccopteryx leptura isolate mSacLep1 chromosome 3, mSacLep1_pri_phased_curated, whole genome shotgun sequence, one genomic window encodes:
- the KCNC3 gene encoding potassium voltage-gated channel subfamily C member 3 isoform X1 encodes MLSSVCVSSFRGRQGASKQQLAPPPQPPDSSPPLPPPPPPPPLQQQQQQAARPGPAASPAGPPTSRGPGDRRAEPCPGLPAAAMGRHGGGGGDSGKIVINVGGVRHETYRSTLRTLPGTRLAGLTEPEAAARFDYDPGTDEFFFDRHPGVFAYVLNYYRTGKLHCPADVCGPLFEEELGFWGIDETDVEACCWMTYRQHRDAEEALDSFEAPDSAGAANAANAAGAHDAGLDDEAGAGGGGLDGAGGELKRLCFQDAGGGAGGPPGGAGGAGGTWWRRWQPRVWALFEDPYSSRAARYVAFASLFFILISITTFCLETHEGFIHISNKTVTQASPIPGAPPENITNVEVETEPFLTYVEGVCVVWFTFEFLMRITFCPDKVEFLKSSLNIIDCVAILPFYLEVGLSGLSSKAAKDVLGFLRVVRFVRILRIFKLTRHFVGLRVLGHTLRASTNEFLLLIIFLALGVLIFATMIYYAERIGADPDDILGSNHTYFKNIPIGFWWAVVTMTTLGYGDMYPKTWSGMLVGALCALAGVLTIAMPVPVIVNNFGMYYSLAMAKQKLPKKKNKHIPRPPQPGSPNYCKPDPPPPPPPHPHHGSGGISPPPPITPPSMGVTMAGAYPPGPHTHPGLLRGGAGGLGIMGLPPLPAPGEPCPLAQEEVIEINRADPRPNGDPAAAALAHEDCPAIDQPAMSPEDKSPITPGSRGRYSRDRACFLLTDYAPSPDGSIRKGYEKSRSLSSIAGLSGVSLRLAPLATPPGSPRATRRAPPTLPSIL; translated from the exons ATGCTGAGCTCAGTCTGCGTCTCCTCCTTCCGCGGGCGCCAGGGGGCTAGCAAGCAGCAGCTGGcgccgccgccgcagccgccGGACTCCTCTCCGCCGCTgcccccgccgccgccaccgccgccgctgcagcagcagcagcagcaggctgcTAGGCCCGGCCCTGCCGCGTCCCCGGCGGGCCCCCCGACATCCCGCGGGCCCGGGGACCGGCGCGCCGAGCCATGCCCCGGGCTGCCGGCGGCGGCCATGGGGCGGcacggcggcggcggtggcgacAGCGGCAAGATCGTGATCAACGTGGGCGGCGTGCGCCATGAGACGTACCGGTCGACGCTGCGCACCCTGCCGGGGACGCGGCTGGCCGGCCTGACGGAGCCTGAGGCGGCGGCACGCTTTGATTACGACCCTGGTACTGACGAGTTCTTCTTCGACCGGCACCCGGGTGTCTTCGCCTACGTGCTCAACTACTACCGCACTGGCAAGCTGCACTGCCCGGCTGACGTGTGCGGGCCGCTCTTCGAGGAGGAGCTCGGCTTCTGGGGCATCGACGAGACCGACGTGGAGGCCTGCTGCTGGATGACCTACCGGCAGCACCGCGATGCTGAGGAGGCGCTCGACTCCTTCGAGGCGCCCGACTCTGCGGGCGCCGCCAACGCTGCCAACGCCGCAGGAGCCCATGATGCGGGCCTGGACGATGAGGCGGGCGCGGGCGGCGGTGGCCTGGACGGCGCGGGCGGCGAACTCAAGCGCCTTTGCTTCCAGGACGCGGGTGGCGGCGCCGGAGGACCGCCAGGGGGCGCGGGCGGCGCGGGCGGCACGTGGTGGCGCCGCTGGCAGCCCCGCGTGTGGGCGCTCTTCGAGGACCCCTACTCGTCACGGGCAGCCAGG TATGTGGCCTTTGCCtccctcttcttcatcctcatctCCATCACCACCTTCTGCCTGGAGACCCACGAGGGCTTCATCCACATTAGCAACAAGACGGTGACACAGGCTTCCCCGATCCCCGGGGCCCCGCCAGAGAACATCACCAATGTGGAGGTGGAGACGGAGCCCTTCCTGACTTATGTGGAGGGCGTGTGCGTGGTCTGGTTCACCTTTGAGTTCCTCATGCGCATCACCTTCTGCCCGGACAAGGTGGAATTCCTCAAGAGCAGCCTCAACATCATCGACTGTGTGGCCATCCTGCCCTTCTATCTTGAGGTGGGCCTCTCAGGCCTCAGCTCCAAGGCCGCCAAGGACGTGCTGGGCTTCCTGCGGGTTGTCCGCTTCGTGCGTATCCTGCGCATCTTCAAGCTGACGCGCCACTTCGTGGGGCTGCGTGTGCTGGGCCACACGCTCCGCGCCAGCACCAACGAGTTTCTGCTGCTTATCATCTTCCTGGCGCTGGGCGTGCTCATCTTCGCCACCATGATCTACTATGCTGAGCGCATTGGCGCCGACCCCGATGATATCCTGGGCTCCAATCACACCTACTTCAAGAACATCCCCATCGGCTTCTGGTGGGCCGTGGTCACCATGACAACCCTGGGCTATGGAGACATGTACCCCAAGACATGGTCGGGGATGCTGGTTGGGgcgctgtgtgccctggcaggggtGCTCACCATCGCCATGCCTGTGCCCGTCATTGTCAACAACTTTGGCATGTACTATTCTCTGGCCATGGCCAAGCAGAAGCTGCCCAAGAAGAAGAATAAACACATCCCCCGGCCCCCGCAGCCTGGGTCACCCAACTACTGCAAGCCAGACCCGCCCCCACCACCCCCGCCCCACCCTCATCATGGCAGTGGGGGTATCAGCCCCCCACCGCCCATCACTCCACCCTCCATGGGGGTGACTATGGCTGGGGCCTACCCACCGGGGCCCCACACGCACCCCGGGCTGCTCAGGGGGGGAGCGGGTGGACTCGGGATCATGGGGCTGCCCCCTCTGCCAGCCCCTGGGGAGCCTTGCCCGTTGGCTCAGGAAGAAGTGATTGAGATCAACCGGGCAG ACCCCCGCCCTAATGGGGACCCAGCAGCAGCTGCGCTTGCCCATGAGGACTGCCCGGCCATCGACCAGCCCGCTATGTCCCCGGAAGACAAGAGCCCCATCACTCCTGGGAGCCGGGGCCGCTACAGCAGGGACCGAGCCTGTTTCCTCCTCACTGACTACGCCCCTTCCCCTGATGGCTCCATCCGGAAAG gttaCGAGAAATCCCGCAGTTTGAGCAGCATCGCGGGCCTGAGCGGGGTGTCTCTGCGCCTTGCGCCCCTTGCCACCCCCCCTGGCTCTCCCAGGGCCACCCGCCGCGCTCCCCCAACCCTGCCCTCTATCCTCTAG
- the KCNC3 gene encoding potassium voltage-gated channel subfamily C member 3 isoform X4, giving the protein MLSSVCVSSFRGRQGASKQQLAPPPQPPDSSPPLPPPPPPPPLQQQQQQAARPGPAASPAGPPTSRGPGDRRAEPCPGLPAAAMGRHGGGGGDSGKIVINVGGVRHETYRSTLRTLPGTRLAGLTEPEAAARFDYDPGTDEFFFDRHPGVFAYVLNYYRTGKLHCPADVCGPLFEEELGFWGIDETDVEACCWMTYRQHRDAEEALDSFEAPDSAGAANAANAAGAHDAGLDDEAGAGGGGLDGAGGELKRLCFQDAGGGAGGPPGGAGGAGGTWWRRWQPRVWALFEDPYSSRAARYVAFASLFFILISITTFCLETHEGFIHISNKTVTQASPIPGAPPENITNVEVETEPFLTYVEGVCVVWFTFEFLMRITFCPDKVEFLKSSLNIIDCVAILPFYLEVGLSGLSSKAAKDVLGFLRVVRFVRILRIFKLTRHFVGLRVLGHTLRASTNEFLLLIIFLALGVLIFATMIYYAERIGADPDDILGSNHTYFKNIPIGFWWAVVTMTTLGYGDMYPKTWSGMLVGALCALAGVLTIAMPVPVIVNNFGMYYSLAMAKQKLPKKKNKHIPRPPQPGSPNYCKPDPPPPPPPHPHHGSGGISPPPPITPPSMGVTMAGAYPPGPHTHPGLLRGGAGGLGIMGLPPLPAPGEPCPLAQEEVIEINRADPRPNGDPAAAALAHEDCPAIDQPAMSPEDKSPITPGSRGRYSRDRACFLLTDYAPSPDGSIRKALVTA; this is encoded by the exons ATGCTGAGCTCAGTCTGCGTCTCCTCCTTCCGCGGGCGCCAGGGGGCTAGCAAGCAGCAGCTGGcgccgccgccgcagccgccGGACTCCTCTCCGCCGCTgcccccgccgccgccaccgccgccgctgcagcagcagcagcagcaggctgcTAGGCCCGGCCCTGCCGCGTCCCCGGCGGGCCCCCCGACATCCCGCGGGCCCGGGGACCGGCGCGCCGAGCCATGCCCCGGGCTGCCGGCGGCGGCCATGGGGCGGcacggcggcggcggtggcgacAGCGGCAAGATCGTGATCAACGTGGGCGGCGTGCGCCATGAGACGTACCGGTCGACGCTGCGCACCCTGCCGGGGACGCGGCTGGCCGGCCTGACGGAGCCTGAGGCGGCGGCACGCTTTGATTACGACCCTGGTACTGACGAGTTCTTCTTCGACCGGCACCCGGGTGTCTTCGCCTACGTGCTCAACTACTACCGCACTGGCAAGCTGCACTGCCCGGCTGACGTGTGCGGGCCGCTCTTCGAGGAGGAGCTCGGCTTCTGGGGCATCGACGAGACCGACGTGGAGGCCTGCTGCTGGATGACCTACCGGCAGCACCGCGATGCTGAGGAGGCGCTCGACTCCTTCGAGGCGCCCGACTCTGCGGGCGCCGCCAACGCTGCCAACGCCGCAGGAGCCCATGATGCGGGCCTGGACGATGAGGCGGGCGCGGGCGGCGGTGGCCTGGACGGCGCGGGCGGCGAACTCAAGCGCCTTTGCTTCCAGGACGCGGGTGGCGGCGCCGGAGGACCGCCAGGGGGCGCGGGCGGCGCGGGCGGCACGTGGTGGCGCCGCTGGCAGCCCCGCGTGTGGGCGCTCTTCGAGGACCCCTACTCGTCACGGGCAGCCAGG TATGTGGCCTTTGCCtccctcttcttcatcctcatctCCATCACCACCTTCTGCCTGGAGACCCACGAGGGCTTCATCCACATTAGCAACAAGACGGTGACACAGGCTTCCCCGATCCCCGGGGCCCCGCCAGAGAACATCACCAATGTGGAGGTGGAGACGGAGCCCTTCCTGACTTATGTGGAGGGCGTGTGCGTGGTCTGGTTCACCTTTGAGTTCCTCATGCGCATCACCTTCTGCCCGGACAAGGTGGAATTCCTCAAGAGCAGCCTCAACATCATCGACTGTGTGGCCATCCTGCCCTTCTATCTTGAGGTGGGCCTCTCAGGCCTCAGCTCCAAGGCCGCCAAGGACGTGCTGGGCTTCCTGCGGGTTGTCCGCTTCGTGCGTATCCTGCGCATCTTCAAGCTGACGCGCCACTTCGTGGGGCTGCGTGTGCTGGGCCACACGCTCCGCGCCAGCACCAACGAGTTTCTGCTGCTTATCATCTTCCTGGCGCTGGGCGTGCTCATCTTCGCCACCATGATCTACTATGCTGAGCGCATTGGCGCCGACCCCGATGATATCCTGGGCTCCAATCACACCTACTTCAAGAACATCCCCATCGGCTTCTGGTGGGCCGTGGTCACCATGACAACCCTGGGCTATGGAGACATGTACCCCAAGACATGGTCGGGGATGCTGGTTGGGgcgctgtgtgccctggcaggggtGCTCACCATCGCCATGCCTGTGCCCGTCATTGTCAACAACTTTGGCATGTACTATTCTCTGGCCATGGCCAAGCAGAAGCTGCCCAAGAAGAAGAATAAACACATCCCCCGGCCCCCGCAGCCTGGGTCACCCAACTACTGCAAGCCAGACCCGCCCCCACCACCCCCGCCCCACCCTCATCATGGCAGTGGGGGTATCAGCCCCCCACCGCCCATCACTCCACCCTCCATGGGGGTGACTATGGCTGGGGCCTACCCACCGGGGCCCCACACGCACCCCGGGCTGCTCAGGGGGGGAGCGGGTGGACTCGGGATCATGGGGCTGCCCCCTCTGCCAGCCCCTGGGGAGCCTTGCCCGTTGGCTCAGGAAGAAGTGATTGAGATCAACCGGGCAG ACCCCCGCCCTAATGGGGACCCAGCAGCAGCTGCGCTTGCCCATGAGGACTGCCCGGCCATCGACCAGCCCGCTATGTCCCCGGAAGACAAGAGCCCCATCACTCCTGGGAGCCGGGGCCGCTACAGCAGGGACCGAGCCTGTTTCCTCCTCACTGACTACGCCCCTTCCCCTGATGGCTCCATCCGGAAAG CTCTTGTCACCGCCTGA
- the KCNC3 gene encoding potassium voltage-gated channel subfamily C member 3 isoform X2: MLSSVCVSSFRGRQGASKQQLAPPPQPPDSSPPLPPPPPPPPLQQQQQQAARPGPAASPAGPPTSRGPGDRRAEPCPGLPAAAMGRHGGGGGDSGKIVINVGGVRHETYRSTLRTLPGTRLAGLTEPEAAARFDYDPGTDEFFFDRHPGVFAYVLNYYRTGKLHCPADVCGPLFEEELGFWGIDETDVEACCWMTYRQHRDAEEALDSFEAPDSAGAANAANAAGAHDAGLDDEAGAGGGGLDGAGGELKRLCFQDAGGGAGGPPGGAGGAGGTWWRRWQPRVWALFEDPYSSRAARYVAFASLFFILISITTFCLETHEGFIHISNKTVTQASPIPGAPPENITNVEVETEPFLTYVEGVCVVWFTFEFLMRITFCPDKVEFLKSSLNIIDCVAILPFYLEVGLSGLSSKAAKDVLGFLRVVRFVRILRIFKLTRHFVGLRVLGHTLRASTNEFLLLIIFLALGVLIFATMIYYAERIGADPDDILGSNHTYFKNIPIGFWWAVVTMTTLGYGDMYPKTWSGMLVGALCALAGVLTIAMPVPVIVNNFGMYYSLAMAKQKLPKKKNKHIPRPPQPGSPNYCKPDPPPPPPPHPHHGSGGISPPPPITPPSMGVTMAGAYPPGPHTHPGLLRGGAGGLGIMGLPPLPAPGEPCPLAQEEVIEINRADPRPNGDPAAAALAHEDCPAIDQPAMSPEDKSPITPGSRGRYSRDRACFLLTDYAPSPDGSIRKATGAPPLPPPDWRKPGPPSFLPDLNANAAAWISP; the protein is encoded by the exons ATGCTGAGCTCAGTCTGCGTCTCCTCCTTCCGCGGGCGCCAGGGGGCTAGCAAGCAGCAGCTGGcgccgccgccgcagccgccGGACTCCTCTCCGCCGCTgcccccgccgccgccaccgccgccgctgcagcagcagcagcagcaggctgcTAGGCCCGGCCCTGCCGCGTCCCCGGCGGGCCCCCCGACATCCCGCGGGCCCGGGGACCGGCGCGCCGAGCCATGCCCCGGGCTGCCGGCGGCGGCCATGGGGCGGcacggcggcggcggtggcgacAGCGGCAAGATCGTGATCAACGTGGGCGGCGTGCGCCATGAGACGTACCGGTCGACGCTGCGCACCCTGCCGGGGACGCGGCTGGCCGGCCTGACGGAGCCTGAGGCGGCGGCACGCTTTGATTACGACCCTGGTACTGACGAGTTCTTCTTCGACCGGCACCCGGGTGTCTTCGCCTACGTGCTCAACTACTACCGCACTGGCAAGCTGCACTGCCCGGCTGACGTGTGCGGGCCGCTCTTCGAGGAGGAGCTCGGCTTCTGGGGCATCGACGAGACCGACGTGGAGGCCTGCTGCTGGATGACCTACCGGCAGCACCGCGATGCTGAGGAGGCGCTCGACTCCTTCGAGGCGCCCGACTCTGCGGGCGCCGCCAACGCTGCCAACGCCGCAGGAGCCCATGATGCGGGCCTGGACGATGAGGCGGGCGCGGGCGGCGGTGGCCTGGACGGCGCGGGCGGCGAACTCAAGCGCCTTTGCTTCCAGGACGCGGGTGGCGGCGCCGGAGGACCGCCAGGGGGCGCGGGCGGCGCGGGCGGCACGTGGTGGCGCCGCTGGCAGCCCCGCGTGTGGGCGCTCTTCGAGGACCCCTACTCGTCACGGGCAGCCAGG TATGTGGCCTTTGCCtccctcttcttcatcctcatctCCATCACCACCTTCTGCCTGGAGACCCACGAGGGCTTCATCCACATTAGCAACAAGACGGTGACACAGGCTTCCCCGATCCCCGGGGCCCCGCCAGAGAACATCACCAATGTGGAGGTGGAGACGGAGCCCTTCCTGACTTATGTGGAGGGCGTGTGCGTGGTCTGGTTCACCTTTGAGTTCCTCATGCGCATCACCTTCTGCCCGGACAAGGTGGAATTCCTCAAGAGCAGCCTCAACATCATCGACTGTGTGGCCATCCTGCCCTTCTATCTTGAGGTGGGCCTCTCAGGCCTCAGCTCCAAGGCCGCCAAGGACGTGCTGGGCTTCCTGCGGGTTGTCCGCTTCGTGCGTATCCTGCGCATCTTCAAGCTGACGCGCCACTTCGTGGGGCTGCGTGTGCTGGGCCACACGCTCCGCGCCAGCACCAACGAGTTTCTGCTGCTTATCATCTTCCTGGCGCTGGGCGTGCTCATCTTCGCCACCATGATCTACTATGCTGAGCGCATTGGCGCCGACCCCGATGATATCCTGGGCTCCAATCACACCTACTTCAAGAACATCCCCATCGGCTTCTGGTGGGCCGTGGTCACCATGACAACCCTGGGCTATGGAGACATGTACCCCAAGACATGGTCGGGGATGCTGGTTGGGgcgctgtgtgccctggcaggggtGCTCACCATCGCCATGCCTGTGCCCGTCATTGTCAACAACTTTGGCATGTACTATTCTCTGGCCATGGCCAAGCAGAAGCTGCCCAAGAAGAAGAATAAACACATCCCCCGGCCCCCGCAGCCTGGGTCACCCAACTACTGCAAGCCAGACCCGCCCCCACCACCCCCGCCCCACCCTCATCATGGCAGTGGGGGTATCAGCCCCCCACCGCCCATCACTCCACCCTCCATGGGGGTGACTATGGCTGGGGCCTACCCACCGGGGCCCCACACGCACCCCGGGCTGCTCAGGGGGGGAGCGGGTGGACTCGGGATCATGGGGCTGCCCCCTCTGCCAGCCCCTGGGGAGCCTTGCCCGTTGGCTCAGGAAGAAGTGATTGAGATCAACCGGGCAG ACCCCCGCCCTAATGGGGACCCAGCAGCAGCTGCGCTTGCCCATGAGGACTGCCCGGCCATCGACCAGCCCGCTATGTCCCCGGAAGACAAGAGCCCCATCACTCCTGGGAGCCGGGGCCGCTACAGCAGGGACCGAGCCTGTTTCCTCCTCACTGACTACGCCCCTTCCCCTGATGGCTCCATCCGGAAAG ccaccggtgctcccccactgccccccccAGACTGGCGTAAGCCAGGCCCCCCAAGCTTCTTGCCCGACCTCAACGCCAACGCTGCAGCCTGGATATCCCCCTAG
- the KCNC3 gene encoding potassium voltage-gated channel subfamily C member 3 isoform X3 has product MLSSVCVSSFRGRQGASKQQLAPPPQPPDSSPPLPPPPPPPPLQQQQQQAARPGPAASPAGPPTSRGPGDRRAEPCPGLPAAAMGRHGGGGGDSGKIVINVGGVRHETYRSTLRTLPGTRLAGLTEPEAAARFDYDPGTDEFFFDRHPGVFAYVLNYYRTGKLHCPADVCGPLFEEELGFWGIDETDVEACCWMTYRQHRDAEEALDSFEAPDSAGAANAANAAGAHDAGLDDEAGAGGGGLDGAGGELKRLCFQDAGGGAGGPPGGAGGAGGTWWRRWQPRVWALFEDPYSSRAARYVAFASLFFILISITTFCLETHEGFIHISNKTVTQASPIPGAPPENITNVEVETEPFLTYVEGVCVVWFTFEFLMRITFCPDKVEFLKSSLNIIDCVAILPFYLEVGLSGLSSKAAKDVLGFLRVVRFVRILRIFKLTRHFVGLRVLGHTLRASTNEFLLLIIFLALGVLIFATMIYYAERIGADPDDILGSNHTYFKNIPIGFWWAVVTMTTLGYGDMYPKTWSGMLVGALCALAGVLTIAMPVPVIVNNFGMYYSLAMAKQKLPKKKNKHIPRPPQPGSPNYCKPDPPPPPPPHPHHGSGGISPPPPITPPSMGVTMAGAYPPGPHTHPGLLRGGAGGLGIMGLPPLPAPGEPCPLAQEEVIEINRADPRPNGDPAAAALAHEDCPAIDQPAMSPEDKSPITPGSRGRYSRDRACFLLTDYAPSPDGSIRKDWRKPGPPSFLPDLNANAAAWISP; this is encoded by the exons ATGCTGAGCTCAGTCTGCGTCTCCTCCTTCCGCGGGCGCCAGGGGGCTAGCAAGCAGCAGCTGGcgccgccgccgcagccgccGGACTCCTCTCCGCCGCTgcccccgccgccgccaccgccgccgctgcagcagcagcagcagcaggctgcTAGGCCCGGCCCTGCCGCGTCCCCGGCGGGCCCCCCGACATCCCGCGGGCCCGGGGACCGGCGCGCCGAGCCATGCCCCGGGCTGCCGGCGGCGGCCATGGGGCGGcacggcggcggcggtggcgacAGCGGCAAGATCGTGATCAACGTGGGCGGCGTGCGCCATGAGACGTACCGGTCGACGCTGCGCACCCTGCCGGGGACGCGGCTGGCCGGCCTGACGGAGCCTGAGGCGGCGGCACGCTTTGATTACGACCCTGGTACTGACGAGTTCTTCTTCGACCGGCACCCGGGTGTCTTCGCCTACGTGCTCAACTACTACCGCACTGGCAAGCTGCACTGCCCGGCTGACGTGTGCGGGCCGCTCTTCGAGGAGGAGCTCGGCTTCTGGGGCATCGACGAGACCGACGTGGAGGCCTGCTGCTGGATGACCTACCGGCAGCACCGCGATGCTGAGGAGGCGCTCGACTCCTTCGAGGCGCCCGACTCTGCGGGCGCCGCCAACGCTGCCAACGCCGCAGGAGCCCATGATGCGGGCCTGGACGATGAGGCGGGCGCGGGCGGCGGTGGCCTGGACGGCGCGGGCGGCGAACTCAAGCGCCTTTGCTTCCAGGACGCGGGTGGCGGCGCCGGAGGACCGCCAGGGGGCGCGGGCGGCGCGGGCGGCACGTGGTGGCGCCGCTGGCAGCCCCGCGTGTGGGCGCTCTTCGAGGACCCCTACTCGTCACGGGCAGCCAGG TATGTGGCCTTTGCCtccctcttcttcatcctcatctCCATCACCACCTTCTGCCTGGAGACCCACGAGGGCTTCATCCACATTAGCAACAAGACGGTGACACAGGCTTCCCCGATCCCCGGGGCCCCGCCAGAGAACATCACCAATGTGGAGGTGGAGACGGAGCCCTTCCTGACTTATGTGGAGGGCGTGTGCGTGGTCTGGTTCACCTTTGAGTTCCTCATGCGCATCACCTTCTGCCCGGACAAGGTGGAATTCCTCAAGAGCAGCCTCAACATCATCGACTGTGTGGCCATCCTGCCCTTCTATCTTGAGGTGGGCCTCTCAGGCCTCAGCTCCAAGGCCGCCAAGGACGTGCTGGGCTTCCTGCGGGTTGTCCGCTTCGTGCGTATCCTGCGCATCTTCAAGCTGACGCGCCACTTCGTGGGGCTGCGTGTGCTGGGCCACACGCTCCGCGCCAGCACCAACGAGTTTCTGCTGCTTATCATCTTCCTGGCGCTGGGCGTGCTCATCTTCGCCACCATGATCTACTATGCTGAGCGCATTGGCGCCGACCCCGATGATATCCTGGGCTCCAATCACACCTACTTCAAGAACATCCCCATCGGCTTCTGGTGGGCCGTGGTCACCATGACAACCCTGGGCTATGGAGACATGTACCCCAAGACATGGTCGGGGATGCTGGTTGGGgcgctgtgtgccctggcaggggtGCTCACCATCGCCATGCCTGTGCCCGTCATTGTCAACAACTTTGGCATGTACTATTCTCTGGCCATGGCCAAGCAGAAGCTGCCCAAGAAGAAGAATAAACACATCCCCCGGCCCCCGCAGCCTGGGTCACCCAACTACTGCAAGCCAGACCCGCCCCCACCACCCCCGCCCCACCCTCATCATGGCAGTGGGGGTATCAGCCCCCCACCGCCCATCACTCCACCCTCCATGGGGGTGACTATGGCTGGGGCCTACCCACCGGGGCCCCACACGCACCCCGGGCTGCTCAGGGGGGGAGCGGGTGGACTCGGGATCATGGGGCTGCCCCCTCTGCCAGCCCCTGGGGAGCCTTGCCCGTTGGCTCAGGAAGAAGTGATTGAGATCAACCGGGCAG ACCCCCGCCCTAATGGGGACCCAGCAGCAGCTGCGCTTGCCCATGAGGACTGCCCGGCCATCGACCAGCCCGCTATGTCCCCGGAAGACAAGAGCCCCATCACTCCTGGGAGCCGGGGCCGCTACAGCAGGGACCGAGCCTGTTTCCTCCTCACTGACTACGCCCCTTCCCCTGATGGCTCCATCCGGAAAG ACTGGCGTAAGCCAGGCCCCCCAAGCTTCTTGCCCGACCTCAACGCCAACGCTGCAGCCTGGATATCCCCCTAG